In a genomic window of Hyphomonas sp.:
- the ubiB gene encoding 2-polyprenylphenol 6-hydroxylase: MGVIGDYRRLMRAGIALARHDVILPGAYQTRLPLPARIAGRVLRLVSGGAKGRPGQRLARALEKLGPAYIKLGQFLATRPDVFGAEVTEDLGRLKDKLPPFSMKAARAALAEEFGDADAARLFGELSEPVAAASIAQVHRMNLPDGERAVKILRPGIERQLMVELSAMKRAARTIEGISAESQRLKPVAFTETIAAAMMRETDLRLEAGGADEMHEISQKSGHFTVPGVDWDRTGRRVLTIDWIDGIPLTDPKALDRPGIDRRKLANDITQGFLTHAIEYGVFHADMHEGNLIITPENKVALVDFGIIGRIGMTERRFLAEILWGFLKRDYQRVAEVHFEAGYVPASQSVGEFAQALRSIGEPVHGKPAEEVSMGRVLLQLFDYTHTFGMSLRPELVLLQKTMVQVEGVARAIDPSHNIWVASEPVVGGWIRRSFGPEGAAKLVAGNVKEITNRLKRLPDVMDRFEASLEPPAPPPPPPRRFAPWWGWFGFVTALVALAVWAAK, translated from the coding sequence ATGGGTGTGATTGGAGATTATCGCCGTCTGATGCGCGCCGGCATCGCGCTCGCGCGCCATGATGTCATCCTGCCGGGAGCCTATCAGACCCGTCTTCCCCTGCCCGCGCGCATCGCCGGCCGTGTGCTGCGTCTTGTCAGCGGCGGGGCCAAAGGACGGCCCGGCCAACGGCTGGCGCGGGCACTGGAGAAGCTCGGCCCGGCCTACATAAAGCTTGGTCAGTTCCTGGCCACCCGTCCGGACGTATTCGGCGCTGAAGTCACCGAGGATCTCGGCCGGTTGAAGGACAAACTGCCCCCCTTCTCCATGAAGGCCGCGCGTGCTGCCCTGGCCGAAGAGTTCGGGGACGCTGATGCGGCCCGCCTGTTCGGTGAACTGTCAGAGCCGGTCGCCGCCGCATCCATCGCGCAGGTTCACCGCATGAATCTGCCCGATGGCGAACGTGCCGTGAAGATCCTGCGTCCCGGGATCGAGCGGCAGCTGATGGTGGAACTGTCCGCCATGAAACGCGCCGCCCGGACGATTGAAGGCATTTCCGCCGAAAGCCAGCGCTTGAAACCGGTCGCATTCACCGAAACCATCGCTGCTGCCATGATGCGCGAAACCGATCTGCGTCTGGAAGCTGGCGGGGCGGATGAAATGCACGAGATCAGCCAGAAATCCGGCCACTTCACCGTGCCGGGGGTTGACTGGGATCGAACCGGCCGACGGGTGCTGACCATTGACTGGATCGACGGCATCCCGCTGACCGATCCGAAGGCGCTGGACCGACCCGGCATTGATCGCAGGAAACTGGCCAACGACATCACGCAGGGCTTTCTGACCCATGCGATCGAATACGGCGTGTTTCATGCGGACATGCATGAGGGCAATCTGATCATTACGCCCGAGAACAAGGTGGCTCTGGTCGATTTCGGTATCATCGGCCGGATTGGCATGACCGAGCGACGCTTCCTGGCCGAGATTCTCTGGGGCTTCCTGAAACGGGATTATCAGCGCGTGGCGGAAGTTCATTTCGAGGCGGGTTATGTGCCCGCATCCCAATCTGTCGGAGAGTTCGCGCAGGCGCTCCGGTCCATTGGCGAGCCAGTCCACGGCAAGCCGGCGGAAGAGGTCTCCATGGGCCGGGTCCTGCTGCAATTGTTCGACTATACGCACACATTCGGCATGTCTCTGCGTCCGGAACTGGTCCTGTTGCAGAAGACCATGGTTCAGGTCGAGGGTGTGGCCCGTGCCATCGACCCTTCACATAATATCTGGGTCGCGTCCGAGCCTGTCGTCGGTGGCTGGATCCGTCGCAGCTTCGGACCGGAAGGCGCCGCCAAGCTTGTGGCGGGCAATGTAAAGGAAATCACCAATCGGCTGAAACGCCTTCCGGATGTGATGGACCGGTTCGAAGCCTCGCTGGAACCGCCAGCCCCCCCTCCTCCGCCGCCGCGGCGCTTCGCGCCCTGGTGGGGCTGGTTCGGCTTCGTGACCGCGCTGGTGGCGCTGGCCGTCTGGGCTGCAAAATAG
- the coaBC gene encoding bifunctional phosphopantothenoylcysteine decarboxylase/phosphopantothenate--cysteine ligase CoaBC, which yields MAQKRILLIISGGIAAYKSLELIRELRRREIACRCIVTRGGQEFVTPLSVSALSGDKVYADLFNLSDEAEMGHIELSRSADLVVVCPATADLMAKAAGGLANDLASTTLLATDKPVLMVPAMNVRMWQHPATQRNVETLRTDGVTVMDPDEGAMACGEFGPGRLPEIPVIVAEVERMLDGDDAGALAGTHALVTAGPTREPLDPVRFLSNHSSGKQGYAIADALARLGAQVTLVSGPVALPVPRGVNLVPVETARQMLKACEEALPADVFVSVAAVADWRPARAATKKLKIKGAGSEHPSMELTENPDILKTLANKRKNRPGLVIGFAAETHDVEDHAQAKLKRKNCDWIVANDVSGDVMGGAENEIALITRDGAERWPRMGKDEVARRLALKVAEALGDEGDGLKLAAE from the coding sequence ATGGCGCAGAAACGCATCCTCCTGATCATATCCGGCGGCATTGCCGCCTATAAAAGCCTGGAACTGATCCGGGAACTGCGCCGCCGCGAGATTGCCTGCCGCTGTATCGTGACCCGGGGCGGGCAGGAATTCGTGACGCCGCTGTCGGTGTCGGCCCTGTCGGGCGACAAGGTCTATGCCGACCTGTTCAATCTCAGCGACGAAGCTGAAATGGGGCATATCGAATTGTCGCGTTCTGCCGACCTAGTTGTGGTCTGCCCGGCAACGGCAGACCTGATGGCCAAGGCTGCAGGCGGTCTGGCCAATGACCTCGCCTCAACCACATTGCTGGCAACCGACAAGCCCGTCCTAATGGTGCCCGCCATGAATGTCCGCATGTGGCAGCACCCGGCGACACAACGCAATGTCGAGACGCTGCGTACCGATGGCGTGACCGTCATGGACCCGGACGAAGGTGCAATGGCCTGCGGCGAGTTCGGCCCGGGACGGCTGCCGGAAATCCCGGTCATCGTGGCAGAGGTCGAGCGGATGCTGGACGGCGACGACGCCGGAGCGCTGGCTGGCACCCATGCCCTTGTCACAGCCGGCCCGACGCGCGAACCGCTGGATCCCGTCCGCTTCCTGTCCAATCACTCTTCCGGAAAGCAAGGCTATGCGATTGCCGATGCGCTGGCACGCCTTGGCGCGCAGGTGACGCTCGTGTCCGGCCCGGTCGCCCTGCCCGTCCCCCGCGGCGTGAATTTGGTGCCAGTGGAAACCGCCCGCCAGATGCTGAAGGCCTGCGAAGAGGCGTTGCCCGCGGATGTGTTCGTATCGGTCGCAGCCGTGGCCGACTGGCGCCCGGCCCGCGCCGCAACCAAGAAACTGAAGATCAAGGGCGCCGGCAGCGAGCATCCATCCATGGAGCTTACCGAGAATCCGGACATCCTGAAGACGCTGGCCAACAAGCGCAAGAACCGCCCTGGCCTCGTGATCGGCTTTGCAGCCGAGACCCATGATGTCGAAGACCATGCCCAGGCCAAGCTGAAGCGCAAGAATTGCGACTGGATCGTCGCCAATGATGTATCTGGCGACGTGATGGGCGGCGCTGAAAACGAGATCGCGCTGATCACGCGCGACGGCGCCGAGCGCTGGCCCCGCATGGGCAAGGATGAAGTGGCGCGTCGGCTGGCGCTGAAAGTTGCCGAGGCTCTGGGGGATGAAGGGGACGGACTGAAACTCGCAGCCGAGTAA
- a CDS encoding folylpolyglutamate synthase/dihydrofolate synthase family protein, which produces MIGNSPALAEALGRFEGLYPETIELSLGRVLNALDLLGRPQDRLPPVIHVAGTNGKGSTCAFLRAMMEAAGLKVHVFTSPHLVRFNERIRLAGEIVDDARLIDWLERAYRAIQGHEITQFEATTATALLAFSEVPADVLILEVGLGGSYDATNVIDQPALSVITPVDFDHKAFLGSDLRKIAGEKAGIIKPGCPALTAIQRKVCDEVIAKRAEAVGAPLYRLKAHFIDAMPEDLGLVGEHQRANAALAAMAVQLFGNSTRIDQAAIFEGARKASWPARMQKLGPGPLTALVPDQQVWLDGGHNPHAARAIARQLQALPGRTALVSAMLASKDSTGFFMPFRQIRPDVFTLPNAPSHQGAEPQALAEAATTAGLKATACDSLEAALQAAAATGVDRILICGSLYLAGEVLARNEELPV; this is translated from the coding sequence TTGATCGGTAACAGTCCGGCCCTGGCCGAGGCGCTGGGGCGGTTCGAGGGGCTATATCCAGAGACAATAGAATTGTCGCTCGGGCGCGTTCTGAATGCGCTCGACCTGCTGGGCCGTCCGCAGGACAGGCTCCCGCCGGTCATCCACGTGGCGGGCACGAACGGCAAAGGGTCTACCTGCGCCTTCTTGCGCGCCATGATGGAGGCCGCCGGGCTGAAGGTGCATGTTTTCACCAGTCCGCATCTTGTCCGGTTCAATGAACGTATCCGGCTTGCCGGAGAGATCGTGGACGATGCCCGTCTGATCGATTGGCTGGAACGCGCCTACAGGGCCATTCAGGGCCATGAGATCACGCAGTTCGAGGCCACGACCGCAACGGCACTGCTCGCCTTTTCGGAAGTGCCGGCGGATGTGTTGATCCTGGAAGTGGGTCTTGGTGGCAGCTATGACGCAACGAATGTCATCGACCAGCCGGCACTCAGCGTCATCACGCCGGTGGATTTTGATCACAAGGCGTTTCTCGGATCAGACCTGCGCAAGATTGCCGGCGAGAAGGCTGGCATCATCAAGCCGGGCTGTCCCGCGCTTACCGCGATCCAGCGCAAAGTGTGTGACGAAGTCATCGCCAAACGCGCCGAAGCGGTCGGTGCGCCGCTCTACCGGCTGAAGGCGCACTTCATTGACGCCATGCCCGAAGACCTCGGCCTGGTGGGGGAACACCAGAGGGCGAATGCTGCGCTGGCGGCCATGGCGGTTCAATTGTTCGGAAATTCCACCCGTATTGATCAGGCCGCCATTTTCGAGGGCGCCCGAAAGGCCAGCTGGCCAGCCCGGATGCAGAAGCTCGGCCCGGGACCTCTGACCGCTCTGGTGCCGGATCAGCAGGTCTGGCTGGACGGCGGACACAATCCTCATGCGGCCCGTGCGATCGCGCGACAGCTGCAAGCCCTTCCGGGGCGGACGGCCCTGGTCTCGGCCATGCTGGCGTCCAAGGATTCGACCGGCTTCTTCATGCCGTTCCGGCAAATTCGTCCGGATGTTTTCACGCTGCCGAATGCGCCGAGTCATCAAGGAGCCGAGCCACAGGCGCTGGCCGAGGCCGCAACGACGGCCGGCCTGAAGGCAACGGCATGTGACAGTCTGGAGGCTGCCCTTCAAGCCGCCGCTGCAACCGGCGTCGATCGGATCCTGATCTGCGGGTCACTCTATCTGGCCGGAGAGGTGCTGGCCCGGAATGAAGAACTGCCGGTGTGA
- a CDS encoding acetyl-CoA carboxylase carboxyltransferase subunit beta translates to MNWITKVTPPGLKTMLAKKDTPDDLWVKCPLSGELVYKTDLEENWHVTPAGAHLRISPRTRLRLIFDDERWEPLELPSVPHDPLKFKDDKPYPSRLKAAKAKIAARDKKESEQGGAPIIQEDCMVAAYGKIGGVPTVVLVQDFAFMGGSLGMAAGEGFVAAAHMALARKAGFVVFTASGGARMQEGTLSLMQMPRTTLAINELAEAKLPYVVVLTDPTSGGVSASYAMLGDVHIAEPGAMIAFSGPRVIEQTIRESLPKGFQRAEFLREKGQVDIVCDRRKLKDTISNILSMLMPNARRVEDRLPASLTPPKTHAAKSGKSKGSPA, encoded by the coding sequence ATGAACTGGATTACCAAGGTCACCCCGCCGGGCCTGAAGACCATGCTCGCGAAAAAGGACACGCCCGACGATTTGTGGGTAAAATGTCCGCTGTCCGGCGAACTCGTCTACAAGACTGATCTCGAAGAGAACTGGCATGTCACGCCGGCGGGTGCGCATCTTCGCATCAGCCCGCGCACGCGTCTGCGCCTGATTTTCGACGATGAGCGCTGGGAGCCGCTGGAGCTGCCATCGGTGCCGCATGACCCGCTGAAATTCAAGGACGACAAGCCGTATCCGTCGCGCCTGAAGGCCGCGAAAGCCAAGATCGCAGCCCGCGACAAGAAGGAATCCGAACAGGGCGGCGCCCCCATCATTCAGGAAGACTGCATGGTCGCGGCCTATGGCAAGATTGGCGGCGTGCCGACGGTTGTGCTTGTCCAGGATTTTGCCTTCATGGGCGGGTCGCTCGGCATGGCGGCCGGTGAGGGATTCGTCGCTGCCGCGCACATGGCACTGGCACGCAAGGCCGGATTTGTCGTCTTCACGGCCTCCGGCGGGGCCCGGATGCAGGAAGGGACGCTGAGCCTGATGCAGATGCCGCGCACGACGCTCGCGATCAACGAACTGGCCGAGGCCAAGCTGCCCTATGTCGTGGTTCTGACGGATCCGACGTCGGGCGGCGTGTCTGCCTCCTACGCAATGCTGGGCGATGTGCACATCGCGGAACCCGGGGCGATGATCGCTTTCTCCGGTCCGCGGGTGATCGAGCAGACGATCCGTGAAAGCCTGCCAAAGGGATTCCAGCGCGCTGAATTCCTGCGCGAAAAGGGACAGGTTGATATTGTCTGCGACCGGCGGAAACTGAAGGACACGATTTCGAACATTCTGTCCATGCTGATGCCGAATGCGCGCCGCGTGGAAGACCGGCTGCCAGCCTCGCTGACACCGCCGAAAACCCACGCCGCCAAGAGCGGGAAGAGCAAGGGCAGTCCTGCTTGA
- the trpA gene encoding tryptophan synthase subunit alpha codes for MPVSRITDTFAKARGESRAVLVSYLMAGDPDLDTSYAAMCALRDNGADIIELGAPFTDPMADGASIQKAGLRALANKTTLTDTLALAARFRADDQTTPVIIMGYANPVFRMGYGAFARAAHEAGVDGTIIVDLPPEEDGELREAYAPYDLSVIRLATPTTHETRMQKVAEGASGFLYFVAVTGVTGAGSADPQAIAGNIEMAKRVSGLPVCVGFGVKTGVQAAEMAKIADGVVVGSAFVDHAEKAHESGDFAGAPRGMGDLAKELSAAIRTIAKP; via the coding sequence ATGCCAGTTTCCCGCATTACAGACACTTTCGCCAAGGCGCGCGGCGAGTCCCGCGCTGTTCTCGTTTCCTATCTGATGGCCGGTGATCCGGACCTGGACACCAGCTATGCCGCCATGTGCGCCCTACGCGACAATGGCGCTGACATCATCGAACTGGGCGCGCCCTTCACGGACCCGATGGCCGATGGGGCCTCCATCCAGAAGGCGGGGCTCAGGGCGCTGGCCAACAAGACGACCCTGACCGACACGCTGGCGCTGGCGGCACGGTTCCGCGCAGATGACCAGACCACTCCGGTCATCATCATGGGTTATGCCAATCCGGTGTTTCGCATGGGCTATGGTGCATTTGCGCGGGCCGCCCATGAGGCGGGCGTGGACGGGACGATCATCGTCGATCTGCCACCGGAAGAAGATGGCGAGTTGCGCGAAGCCTATGCGCCCTATGACCTGTCCGTCATCCGGCTGGCCACGCCGACGACCCATGAGACACGGATGCAAAAAGTGGCAGAAGGGGCCAGCGGCTTCCTGTATTTCGTCGCGGTGACGGGCGTTACAGGGGCCGGAAGCGCTGATCCCCAGGCGATTGCCGGGAACATTGAAATGGCCAAACGCGTTTCAGGGCTGCCGGTCTGTGTTGGTTTTGGCGTCAAAACTGGCGTTCAAGCTGCAGAAATGGCTAAAATTGCCGACGGGGTTGTCGTAGGCTCCGCTTTCGTGGACCATGCGGAAAAGGCCCACGAATCGGGGGATTTTGCCGGGGCACCGCGGGGAATGGGTGATCTGGCGAAGGAGTTGAGCGCGGCGATCAGAACGATCGCCAAGCCGTAA
- the cutA gene encoding divalent-cation tolerance protein CutA produces the protein MTDLLLIRITCPSRRVAEEIGDAAIEHRLAACANLEGPVSSTYRWKNVVEQAFEFVLWLKAPQANWDRIEALVLTHHPYDVPAMVALPCIQANAPYEAWVHENTDT, from the coding sequence GTGACAGACCTTCTCCTCATTCGCATTACCTGCCCGTCCCGCCGCGTGGCCGAGGAGATCGGCGATGCGGCCATCGAGCACAGGCTGGCGGCCTGCGCCAATCTGGAAGGCCCGGTCTCTTCCACCTATCGCTGGAAGAATGTGGTGGAGCAGGCGTTCGAGTTTGTGCTCTGGTTGAAAGCCCCGCAGGCCAACTGGGACCGGATTGAGGCGCTGGTCCTGACCCACCACCCCTATGATGTGCCCGCCATGGTTGCGCTGCCTTGCATTCAGGCAAATGCGCCTTATGAGGCATGGGTTCACGAAAATACGGACACCTGA
- a CDS encoding VOC family protein — protein MISHVTLGTNDLARAAEFYEPVMTVLGYPRVPFERSDPFIMWRRPGDDRPLVALARPFNGAPHAPGNGQMLALLAPDRQSVDIAHACALSAGGIDEGAPSLRPHYHAHYYGAYFRDLDGNKICIVCHEPDGRTG, from the coding sequence ATGATCTCCCATGTCACACTTGGCACGAACGATCTGGCGCGCGCTGCGGAATTCTACGAGCCGGTCATGACGGTGCTCGGCTATCCGCGCGTTCCGTTCGAACGATCCGATCCCTTCATCATGTGGCGCCGGCCCGGCGATGACCGGCCCCTCGTGGCGCTGGCCCGGCCGTTCAACGGTGCGCCGCATGCGCCGGGCAATGGCCAGATGCTGGCCCTGCTGGCGCCTGACCGCCAGAGCGTCGACATCGCTCATGCGTGTGCCCTGTCCGCAGGCGGCATCGATGAAGGCGCGCCCAGCCTTCGGCCGCACTATCACGCCCATTACTATGGCGCCTATTTCCGCGACCTGGATGGCAACAAGATTTGCATTGTCTGCCATGAACCGGATGGACGCACCGGCTAG
- the trpB gene encoding tryptophan synthase subunit beta: protein MDLRNTWDQWPDANGRFGEFGGRYVAETLMPLILDLEAEYRKAKQDPAFKAEMDDLWAHYVGRPSPLYFAERLTEHFDGAKIYFKRDELNHTGAHKINNCLGQVLLARRMGKTRIIAETGAGQHGVATATICARFGLDCVVFMGETDVERQKPNVFRMKLLGAEIVPVSSGTGTLKDAMNEALRDWVTNVDNTFYCIGTAAGPHPYPELVRDFQSVIGREARAQILEREGRLPDAVMACIGGGSNAIGLFHPFLEDEGVRLIGIEAAGHGIETGEHAAALNGGQPGILHGNKTYLLQTGDGQIIDAHSISAGLDYPGIGPEHAFLRDTGRAEYLSCTDDEALKAFQLCTRLEGIIPALEPSHALARVGEVAAELGKDGLLILNMCGRGDKDVFSVAKALGVEM, encoded by the coding sequence ATGGATTTGCGGAACACTTGGGACCAATGGCCGGACGCAAATGGCCGGTTTGGCGAGTTTGGCGGACGGTATGTTGCCGAAACGCTGATGCCGCTGATCCTCGATCTGGAGGCCGAATATCGCAAGGCGAAGCAGGATCCGGCATTCAAGGCCGAGATGGATGACCTGTGGGCCCATTATGTGGGCCGGCCATCCCCGCTCTATTTTGCGGAACGCCTGACCGAGCATTTCGACGGCGCGAAGATCTATTTCAAGCGTGACGAGCTCAACCATACCGGTGCACACAAGATCAACAATTGCCTCGGCCAGGTCCTGCTGGCCCGGCGGATGGGCAAGACGCGCATCATTGCCGAAACCGGTGCAGGCCAGCATGGTGTTGCCACCGCCACGATCTGCGCGCGCTTCGGGCTGGATTGTGTGGTCTTCATGGGCGAGACCGATGTCGAGCGTCAGAAACCGAACGTCTTCCGGATGAAGTTGCTCGGCGCCGAGATCGTGCCGGTGTCCTCCGGCACGGGCACGCTGAAGGATGCCATGAACGAGGCCTTGCGTGACTGGGTCACCAATGTCGACAATACGTTCTACTGCATCGGCACAGCAGCCGGACCACATCCGTATCCGGAACTGGTGCGGGATTTCCAGAGCGTGATTGGCCGGGAGGCACGGGCCCAGATCCTGGAGCGCGAAGGCCGCCTTCCGGACGCCGTTATGGCCTGTATCGGCGGGGGATCGAACGCCATCGGCCTGTTCCATCCCTTCCTCGAGGATGAGGGCGTGCGGCTGATTGGCATTGAAGCGGCCGGACATGGCATCGAGACTGGTGAGCATGCCGCAGCGCTCAATGGCGGACAGCCCGGTATCCTGCACGGCAACAAGACCTATCTGCTGCAGACTGGTGACGGCCAAATCATCGACGCGCATTCCATTTCCGCCGGATTGGACTATCCCGGTATCGGGCCGGAACATGCCTTCCTGCGCGATACCGGCCGGGCCGAATATCTGTCGTGCACGGATGACGAGGCATTGAAGGCCTTCCAGCTGTGTACGCGGCTCGAAGGCATCATCCCGGCGCTGGAGCCCTCCCATGCGCTTGCCCGCGTCGGAGAGGTCGCGGCAGAACTTGGCAAGGACGGCCTGCTGATCCTCAACATGTGTGGGCGGGGCGACAAGGATGTCTTTTCGGTTGCGAAGGCGCTCGGAGTGGAAATGTGA
- a CDS encoding nuclear transport factor 2 family protein gives MFAQHLMETARRLAECCNSGREAEALDTLYDEACVSVEALPMGEAGRETQGLAGIRGKHEWWYGAHEVHAVSAEGPFLFGEDRFSLVFDMDVTNRESGERSQMREVGVYTVQDGKIVREEFFYPATG, from the coding sequence ATGTTTGCACAACACTTGATGGAAACGGCCAGACGCTTGGCCGAATGCTGCAATTCCGGCCGCGAGGCGGAAGCGCTCGACACGCTTTATGATGAGGCGTGCGTGTCGGTCGAAGCCCTGCCGATGGGCGAGGCAGGCCGCGAGACGCAGGGGCTGGCCGGCATTCGCGGCAAGCATGAGTGGTGGTATGGCGCGCATGAGGTTCATGCGGTCAGCGCCGAAGGCCCCTTCCTGTTCGGAGAGGACCGGTTTTCCCTGGTCTTTGACATGGATGTCACGAACCGGGAGTCCGGCGAACGCTCGCAAATGCGGGAAGTTGGCGTTTACACCGTTCAGGATGGCAAGATCGTTCGCGAGGAATTCTTCTATCCGGCAACCGGCTGA
- a CDS encoding phosphoribosylanthranilate isomerase, whose amino-acid sequence MTQVKICGLTDPDLVRHAAQAGADWIGFVFAQASPRHVTEAAAASLLMQVGHAVPVALLVDPHDAQIDRIAALGFPVLQLHGSESPDRVTEIKRRTGLEIWKAVGIAETEDLVRAGSYEAADRLLVDAKPPPGAVRTGGHGLAFDWGLLKNWTSPRPWLLAGGLTPDNVAEAIRLTGAPAVDVSSGVERLRGLKDRTLVEAFLTAAKAS is encoded by the coding sequence ATGACCCAAGTCAAGATATGCGGCCTCACCGATCCCGACCTTGTGCGCCACGCGGCGCAGGCCGGAGCCGACTGGATCGGATTTGTCTTTGCGCAGGCCAGTCCCCGCCATGTGACCGAAGCTGCAGCTGCCAGCCTGCTGATGCAGGTGGGCCATGCCGTGCCGGTGGCCCTGCTGGTCGACCCGCATGATGCGCAGATCGACCGGATTGCCGCGCTCGGTTTTCCCGTCCTGCAATTGCATGGCAGCGAATCGCCCGACCGGGTTACCGAGATCAAACGGCGCACGGGTCTCGAAATCTGGAAGGCGGTCGGCATTGCGGAGACGGAAGACCTGGTCCGCGCCGGGAGCTATGAAGCCGCGGACCGGTTGCTGGTGGACGCAAAGCCACCGCCCGGCGCTGTGCGGACCGGAGGGCACGGCCTGGCCTTTGACTGGGGTCTGCTGAAGAACTGGACGTCGCCGCGGCCCTGGTTGCTGGCGGGAGGGCTGACGCCGGACAATGTTGCCGAAGCGATCCGGTTGACCGGTGCACCGGCCGTCGATGTGTCTTCGGGTGTCGAGCGCCTGCGGGGCTTGAAAGACCGGACCCTGGTTGAGGCCTTTCTGACCGCCGCAAAAGCGTCATAA
- a CDS encoding DUF11 domain-containing protein has product MLSRPAVFLAGTLLFGVPAIAQDLVVEQQVERVIVIEDEEGGVEMELLPADEVKPGEQLFYSVTYSNPGEAPAKDVVLTLPVPEDVSLLEQSAVAEYDQASVDFSLDGGETYIPRDKLISETGLDEIDPVRVTMPDAITHMRWTFNREIGPKDSGKIFFAGVLKEGGPTIRP; this is encoded by the coding sequence ATGCTGTCGCGCCCAGCTGTCTTTCTTGCCGGAACGCTCCTGTTCGGAGTCCCGGCCATCGCCCAGGACCTCGTCGTCGAACAACAGGTCGAACGCGTTATCGTCATCGAGGATGAAGAGGGCGGCGTGGAAATGGAACTGCTGCCTGCGGACGAAGTGAAGCCGGGCGAGCAATTGTTCTATTCGGTAACCTATTCCAATCCGGGCGAAGCCCCGGCCAAGGATGTTGTTCTGACCCTTCCGGTCCCGGAAGATGTCAGCCTGCTCGAACAATCTGCCGTGGCGGAGTATGATCAGGCCTCCGTCGACTTCTCGCTCGACGGCGGAGAGACATACATTCCGCGCGACAAGCTGATCTCCGAGACCGGGCTCGATGAAATTGATCCGGTGCGTGTAACGATGCCGGATGCCATCACGCACATGCGCTGGACCTTCAATCGCGAGATCGGTCCGAAGGATTCCGGAAAGATCTTCTTCGCGGGTGTCCTGAAAGAAGGCGGACCGACCATCCGTCCGTGA
- a CDS encoding TerB family tellurite resistance protein, whose amino-acid sequence MGEEVQNSRALFDAIRAERKPDFNLRELVSEFPDHQNDWSIPEAFLCLILSAAYADGTVAAQEQEEIRALAHRSRTLKHLDENELAQMNQIVLKRRADRPDWLGEVCEALPRDMHLAVFAHCLDISLADGVLVAAEADFLEKLILTLNLDRDEARTVTWVMSQKNRF is encoded by the coding sequence ATGGGCGAAGAAGTTCAGAATTCGAGAGCCTTGTTCGATGCGATACGGGCGGAACGCAAGCCCGATTTCAATCTTCGGGAACTGGTCTCGGAGTTTCCGGACCACCAGAATGACTGGTCCATCCCTGAGGCGTTTCTCTGCCTGATCCTGTCGGCCGCCTATGCGGACGGAACTGTCGCAGCGCAGGAGCAGGAAGAGATTCGGGCACTGGCCCACCGGTCGCGCACGCTGAAACATCTGGACGAGAATGAGTTGGCCCAGATGAACCAGATCGTGCTCAAGCGCCGGGCTGATCGGCCAGACTGGCTGGGGGAAGTGTGCGAGGCCCTGCCACGCGACATGCATCTGGCCGTGTTCGCGCACTGCCTGGATATCTCGCTTGCCGATGGTGTGCTGGTGGCGGCGGAAGCAGACTTTCTGGAAAAGCTGATCCTGACACTGAATCTCGACCGGGACGAGGCGCGGACAGTGACATGGGTGATGTCGCAGAAGAACCGCTTCTGA
- a CDS encoding SH3 domain-containing protein translates to MTQFRFRSILAIGLIAGSVLSGPVAAAQSPQPVPRYVKAEAVNVRGGPGISNGVVTVLQLGSEVSVYVSRGDWARISPPGQPEKWIYAPLLQDTRPPAVKASHKTVAKPDRKNQPAPSTPSPKASKQPDPHGERKDPSPAR, encoded by the coding sequence ATGACTCAATTCCGGTTCCGATCCATTCTTGCCATCGGCCTCATTGCCGGTTCGGTCCTGTCCGGCCCGGTCGCAGCCGCGCAATCGCCCCAGCCAGTCCCGCGCTATGTGAAGGCCGAGGCGGTCAATGTCCGCGGCGGACCGGGGATCAGCAATGGTGTGGTCACCGTGCTTCAACTCGGTTCGGAGGTTTCGGTCTATGTCTCCCGGGGTGACTGGGCCCGCATTTCACCGCCCGGACAGCCCGAGAAATGGATCTATGCTCCGCTCCTCCAGGACACGCGCCCACCAGCTGTGAAAGCCTCGCACAAGACGGTCGCCAAACCCGACCGGAAAAATCAACCGGCGCCCAGTACGCCGTCGCCAAAGGCTTCCAAGCAGCCCGATCCGCATGGAGAAAGAAAGGACCCGTCTCCGGCGCGTTAG